In Desulfovibrio legallii, a single genomic region encodes these proteins:
- a CDS encoding ABC transporter permease gives MLPRIPLAETIDSLVEELVVLFSGFTRAGSAVMLSLLDHFEHALLLPPPWLFIVALAALGWWATRRPGLPVFVLLGFGLLWNLGLWAPTISTLALVLAATLLSVLLGVPCGILTAMSPWVRRVVMPVLDVMQTMPAFVYLIPAIPFFGIGKVSAVVATVIFSVPPAIRLTCLGIQQVPHDLVECAEAFGATRLQRLCKLELPLAMPTIVAGVNQTIMLALSMAVIAAMIGARGLGGEVWKAIQRLQVGSGFEAGLGIVIVAITLDRLFRALARKSAGRTR, from the coding sequence ATGCTGCCTAGAATCCCGCTGGCCGAAACCATTGACAGCCTGGTGGAGGAACTGGTCGTTCTTTTTTCCGGCTTTACCCGCGCCGGCTCCGCCGTCATGCTCTCTCTGCTGGATCATTTTGAACACGCGCTGCTGCTGCCGCCGCCCTGGCTGTTCATTGTAGCGCTGGCCGCCTTGGGCTGGTGGGCCACCAGGCGACCGGGGTTGCCGGTATTTGTGTTGCTGGGCTTCGGGCTGCTCTGGAACCTGGGCCTCTGGGCCCCCACCATCAGCACCCTGGCCCTGGTGCTGGCGGCCACCCTGCTCTCCGTACTGCTGGGCGTGCCCTGCGGCATCCTCACGGCCATGAGCCCCTGGGTCCGCCGGGTGGTCATGCCCGTGCTGGACGTCATGCAGACCATGCCCGCCTTTGTCTATCTTATCCCGGCCATTCCCTTTTTCGGCATCGGCAAGGTCAGCGCCGTAGTGGCCACGGTCATTTTTTCCGTACCGCCGGCCATCCGGCTGACCTGCCTGGGCATCCAGCAGGTGCCCCACGATTTGGTGGAATGCGCCGAAGCCTTTGGGGCCACCCGCCTGCAGCGCCTGTGCAAGCTGGAGCTGCCCTTGGCCATGCCCACTATTGTGGCCGGCGTAAACCAGACCATCATGCTGGCCCTTTCCATGGCCGTCATCGCGGCCATGATCGGCGCGCGCGGCCTGGGCGGCGAAGTATGGAAAGCCATCCAGCGCCTGCAGGTGGGCAGCGGCTTTGAGGCCGGCCTCGGCATTGTTATTGTCGCCATCACCCTGGACCGCCTGTTCCGCGCCCTGGCCCGCAAAAGCGCAGGCCGCACCCGCTAG
- a CDS encoding homocitrate synthase/isopropylmalate synthase family protein, which produces MPYLVDSTLTLFRASPPPGLAIHGNNRTGDAFALWAGEWLDLLHSMGFVVEVPADLRHAAPHGPRARKAGAAPHSMYARLGGCCDALRDAPAFLARYAPLRERVEFCPDDTTGCATALAVLWLAHGGMRVAGAIGGSAVHGPAVGPALEEVALCLAAQGRDTGLTRLDLLPEAAKLLRRAGLPLSRHKPVLGADIFTVESGIHVDGIAKAPHLYEPFKPETVGLARRVVMGRHSGLGAVRLKARQLGLALPETAARPVLEAVQALALQRQGSLNDAQFAALCRAHLPPAIAKPRTPSGASAEADHA; this is translated from the coding sequence ATGCCGTATCTGGTCGATAGTACGCTTACCCTGTTCCGGGCCTCTCCCCCGCCCGGCCTGGCTATCCACGGCAACAACCGCACAGGAGACGCCTTTGCCCTCTGGGCCGGAGAATGGCTGGATTTGCTCCACAGCATGGGCTTTGTGGTGGAGGTGCCCGCAGACCTGCGCCACGCCGCCCCTCACGGACCGCGTGCCCGTAAGGCCGGAGCGGCGCCACACAGTATGTACGCCCGGCTGGGGGGCTGCTGCGACGCTCTGCGCGACGCCCCGGCCTTTCTGGCGCGCTACGCGCCGCTCAGAGAACGCGTCGAATTCTGCCCCGACGACACCACGGGCTGCGCCACGGCCCTGGCCGTGCTCTGGCTCGCCCACGGCGGCATGCGCGTGGCGGGCGCCATTGGCGGCAGCGCCGTACACGGTCCAGCCGTCGGTCCAGCCCTGGAGGAGGTGGCCCTGTGTCTGGCCGCCCAAGGGCGGGATACGGGCCTTACCCGCCTGGACCTGCTGCCCGAGGCCGCCAAGCTGCTGCGCCGGGCCGGTCTGCCCCTTTCACGCCACAAGCCCGTGCTGGGCGCGGATATCTTTACTGTGGAATCGGGCATCCATGTGGACGGCATCGCCAAGGCCCCGCATTTGTACGAACCCTTCAAGCCGGAAACCGTGGGCCTTGCCCGCCGCGTGGTCATGGGCCGCCATTCGGGCCTGGGGGCCGTGCGCCTCAAGGCCCGCCAACTGGGCCTTGCCCTGCCCGAAACGGCGGCGCGCCCGGTGCTGGAGGCCGTCCAGGCTCTGGCCCTACAACGTCAGGGCAGCCTGAACGACGCCCAGTTTGCAGCTTTGTGCCGTGCCCATCTTCCCCCCGCCATTGCCAAACCCCGGACGCCGTCGGGCGCATCAGCGGAGGCGGACCATGCCTGA
- a CDS encoding quaternary amine ABC transporter ATP-binding protein codes for MAKISIQNLSKVFGPHPEHALKLALQGASRADILRQTKSTLALRDITLDISPSELLVVMGLSGSGKSTLLRCLNGLIMPSAGKVLVDDQDITAMSARNLRRMRQRCFGMVFQNFALLPHRTVLHNVAFGLEVMGVPEAERLRKSAAALERVGLAQWHNAYPAELSGGMKQRVGLARALALEPEVLLMDEAFSALDPLIRQEMQDELLALQEDIRKTIVFITHDLNEAFKLGDRIVLLQDGAVVQVGTAEDILKSPANDYVARFVASADASQVLTAASVMKRSEACAVLGLDGPRSALRKMRVHSLASLFVLDRHRRFVGILHAVEAERLVSEGRSDLEAITHKDIATVRPDAPVSELLPLMADLPHALAVVDENRRLQGVIVRGLLLGALVEHRDTGGTLDAA; via the coding sequence ATGGCAAAAATTTCCATCCAAAATCTTTCAAAAGTCTTCGGTCCTCACCCGGAGCACGCTCTGAAGCTGGCGCTGCAGGGCGCATCCCGCGCGGATATTTTGCGGCAGACCAAGTCCACCCTGGCCCTGCGCGACATCACCCTCGATATTTCTCCCTCAGAGCTGCTGGTGGTCATGGGACTTTCCGGCAGCGGCAAATCCACTCTGCTGCGCTGCCTCAATGGCCTGATCATGCCCAGCGCCGGCAAAGTGCTGGTGGACGATCAGGACATTACCGCCATGAGCGCCCGCAACCTGCGGCGCATGCGGCAGCGCTGCTTCGGCATGGTCTTTCAGAATTTTGCCTTGCTGCCCCACCGCACGGTGCTGCACAATGTGGCCTTTGGGCTTGAAGTTATGGGCGTGCCGGAGGCGGAACGGCTGCGTAAAAGCGCAGCCGCCCTGGAACGTGTGGGCCTGGCCCAGTGGCACAACGCCTACCCGGCGGAACTTTCCGGCGGCATGAAGCAGCGTGTGGGGCTTGCCCGCGCCCTGGCCCTGGAGCCGGAAGTACTGCTTATGGACGAAGCCTTCAGCGCGCTGGACCCGCTTATCCGTCAAGAAATGCAGGACGAACTGCTTGCCCTGCAGGAAGATATCCGCAAGACCATCGTCTTCATCACCCACGACCTTAACGAGGCCTTCAAGCTGGGCGACCGTATTGTGTTGCTGCAGGACGGCGCAGTGGTGCAGGTGGGCACGGCAGAGGACATTCTCAAGTCTCCGGCCAACGACTATGTGGCCCGCTTTGTGGCCTCGGCGGACGCCTCGCAGGTGCTTACCGCGGCCAGCGTCATGAAGCGCTCGGAAGCCTGCGCCGTGCTGGGTCTGGACGGACCGCGTTCCGCGTTGCGTAAAATGCGCGTCCACTCCCTGGCTTCGCTCTTTGTGCTGGACAGGCATCGCCGCTTTGTGGGCATACTGCACGCCGTCGAGGCCGAGCGTCTGGTGAGTGAAGGCCGTTCCGATCTGGAGGCCATCACCCACAAGGACATTGCCACTGTGCGGCCGGACGCTCCCGTCAGCGAACTCTTGCCCCTCATGGCCGATCTGCCCCATGCCCTGGCCGTGGTGGACGAAAACCGCCGTCTGCAGGGCGTTATCGTGCGGGGACTTTTGCTGGGCGCGCTGGTGGAACACCGCGACACGGGGGGAACTCTCGATGCTGCCTAG
- a CDS encoding Fe-only nitrogenase accessory AnfO family protein produces the protein MRCSHIAVMQTADAALAGVKTCAAIVLWTRAAAGRDWTQGPPLSFSLAGCDSMAALRERLRQLAGRLPQGAALVATGISGLAYNELSRLGFCLCELTAFTPAVLEPLAAEIEAKAQEDAPVPTGPVATATPGVYRINLMEVMAAHPEISSKKALRPFLASTPFVELDLICGHMPPWLEEHMRQHRLTCARSHLPDGSLRARITHTLCNEIPQNF, from the coding sequence ATGCGCTGTAGTCATATTGCCGTCATGCAAACCGCTGATGCGGCCCTGGCCGGGGTGAAAACCTGCGCCGCCATCGTGCTCTGGACCCGCGCTGCCGCAGGTCGGGACTGGACACAGGGGCCCCCCCTGTCATTCTCTCTGGCAGGCTGCGACAGCATGGCCGCCCTGCGCGAGCGGCTGCGGCAACTGGCGGGACGGCTGCCCCAGGGCGCAGCCCTGGTGGCCACGGGCATTTCCGGTCTGGCCTACAATGAATTGAGCCGCCTTGGCTTCTGCCTCTGCGAACTCACCGCCTTTACCCCCGCTGTGCTGGAGCCTCTGGCAGCGGAAATAGAGGCCAAAGCGCAAGAGGACGCCCCCGTGCCCACAGGGCCGGTAGCCACGGCAACGCCCGGCGTCTACCGCATCAACCTCATGGAAGTCATGGCCGCGCATCCGGAAATCTCGTCCAAAAAGGCCCTGCGGCCCTTTCTGGCTTCCACGCCCTTTGTGGAGCTGGACCTCATCTGTGGGCACATGCCGCCCTGGCTGGAAGAACATATGCGCCAACACCGGCTCACCTGCGCGCGCAGCCATCTGCCTGACGGAAGCCTGCGGGCGCGTATCACCCACACCCTCTGCAATGAAATTCCGCAGAACTTTTAA
- a CDS encoding UDP-glucuronic acid decarboxylase family protein, whose product MHLRKRVLVTGGSGFLGSHLCGRLLEAGHEVLCVDNFFSSARANVEEFLDNRRFELIRHDVTFPLYVEVDQIYNLACPASPIHYQHDPVQTIKTCVHGAINMLGLAKRLRAPIYQASTSEVYGDPDVHPQPESYWGHVNPNGIRSCYDEGKRCAEALFFAYWRQGGLPIKVGRIFNTYGPKMHPNDGRVVSNFIIQALQNKPITIYGDGSQTRSFCYVDDLIECMLRFMASPADFVGPMNMGNPGEFTIRQLAEMVVDMTGSRSAIVCEPLPGDDPRQRRPDISLAREKLGWEPRVTLQDGLKKTIVYFEEQLRTGQA is encoded by the coding sequence ATGCATCTGCGCAAACGGGTTCTGGTCACCGGCGGTTCCGGTTTTTTGGGTTCGCATCTCTGCGGGCGACTGCTGGAGGCGGGGCACGAAGTGCTCTGCGTGGACAATTTTTTTTCCAGCGCTCGCGCCAATGTGGAAGAGTTTCTGGACAACCGCCGTTTTGAACTCATCCGCCACGACGTGACCTTTCCCCTCTATGTGGAAGTGGACCAAATCTATAATTTGGCCTGCCCGGCCTCGCCCATCCACTATCAGCATGACCCGGTGCAGACCATCAAAACCTGCGTGCACGGGGCCATCAATATGCTGGGTCTGGCCAAACGCCTGCGTGCACCCATTTATCAGGCTTCCACCAGTGAGGTTTACGGCGACCCGGACGTGCACCCCCAGCCGGAGAGCTATTGGGGCCATGTGAACCCCAACGGCATCCGCTCCTGCTACGATGAAGGTAAACGCTGCGCCGAGGCGCTTTTCTTTGCCTACTGGCGGCAGGGAGGGCTGCCCATCAAGGTGGGGCGCATCTTTAATACCTACGGGCCCAAGATGCACCCCAATGACGGCCGGGTGGTTTCTAATTTTATTATTCAGGCCCTGCAGAACAAACCCATCACCATTTATGGCGATGGCAGCCAGACGCGTTCTTTCTGCTATGTGGACGACCTGATCGAATGCATGCTGCGTTTTATGGCTTCGCCCGCCGATTTTGTGGGGCCCATGAACATGGGCAACCCCGGCGAATTTACGATCCGCCAACTGGCCGAAATGGTGGTGGATATGACCGGCAGCCGCTCCGCCATTGTGTGCGAGCCCCTGCCCGGCGACGACCCCAGACAGCGCCGGCCCGATATCTCGCTGGCGCGGGAAAAACTGGGCTGGGAGCCTCGCGTGACGCTGCAGGACGGCCTGAAGAAAACCATCGTCTACTTTGAAGAGCAGCTGCGCACGGGCCAGGCCTGA
- a CDS encoding homocitrate synthase: MPEIILVDTTLRDGEQAPGFAFAPQLKIRLARLLDAAGVGQIEAGVPAMGTTERDVVRGVRAACAQARVSAWNRLREADIRHSLDCAPHIIHLCCPVSDRQIKEKLKSTRPLVLDLLRRCVALAASRGAEVTVGFEDASHATPDQLRQAALTARQAGVRRVRCSDTVGAYTPDQVWRAVRVLREAGLDVEIHAHNDLGMAVANSLMAASAGAAYVNTTLWGIGERAGNCGLAAFTHAVARLGGAACAVAPQAARNLEQEAAALLPPHALDAWGFGPRRPFSH; the protein is encoded by the coding sequence ATGCCTGAAATCATTCTGGTGGATACCACCCTGCGCGACGGCGAACAGGCCCCCGGCTTTGCCTTCGCCCCCCAACTCAAAATTCGTCTGGCCCGCCTTCTGGACGCGGCGGGTGTGGGGCAGATAGAAGCCGGCGTTCCGGCCATGGGCACCACAGAACGGGATGTGGTGCGTGGCGTGCGCGCGGCCTGCGCCCAGGCCCGCGTTTCCGCCTGGAACCGCCTGCGGGAGGCGGACATCCGCCACTCTCTGGACTGCGCCCCGCACATCATCCACCTGTGCTGCCCCGTTTCGGACCGACAAATCAAAGAAAAGCTCAAGTCCACCCGGCCGCTGGTGCTGGACCTGCTGCGCCGCTGCGTGGCACTGGCCGCCAGTCGGGGCGCAGAAGTGACCGTGGGGTTTGAGGACGCCTCCCACGCCACACCGGACCAGTTGCGTCAGGCGGCCCTGACCGCACGACAGGCCGGCGTGCGGCGCGTGCGCTGCAGCGACACCGTGGGGGCCTATACGCCGGACCAGGTCTGGCGCGCTGTGCGCGTACTGCGTGAGGCGGGGCTGGATGTGGAAATCCACGCCCATAACGATCTGGGCATGGCCGTAGCCAATTCCCTCATGGCTGCCAGCGCGGGCGCGGCTTACGTAAACACAACCCTCTGGGGCATAGGAGAACGGGCCGGCAACTGTGGACTGGCCGCCTTTACCCATGCCGTGGCCCGGCTTGGAGGCGCGGCCTGCGCCGTGGCCCCCCAGGCCGCACGAAATCTGGAGCAGGAAGCCGCCGCCCTGCTGCCGCCCCACGCTTTGGACGCCTGGGGGTTCGGGCCGCGTCGGCCCTTCAGTCATTAG
- a CDS encoding FAD-dependent oxidoreductase, whose protein sequence is MLRVSTVHEHERMSTQDLLLAIEAAVAAGETDFHIEASGQHDIGGPLWNAEGKKLTFTVRNPGQRVGSMCLENTEVLVEGSAPADVGWLNAGGRIVVRGDAGDTAAHCAAAGVVYIGGRAGTRTGSLMKHDPMYEPPELWVLKNVGSFSFEFMGGGKAVVCGCDCADLPSVLGERPCVGMVGGEVYVHGPVGGLPADVRVAALEADDQAWLAQGLKDFLAAVGRPELLDGLRNWAQWQKIVPLSFDVRSHLADKPSLSDFRAREWIAEGIFSDVAPDDFKVNGLVAHGDYRLRVPIWENAHYAAPCEFNCPASIPTQRRLNLLREGRVDEAYRLVLDYTPFPGSVCGSVCPNPCMQDCTRGLLDSPVQIGRLGSCSADIRVPKPAKRTGKHVGVIGGGVGGLTAAWQLARMGHDVTVYEADSVMGGKLEQVIPRARLNHDLLRKELKRIEDMGVRFVTNCKVDAAKFAELRQSHDALIVATGGHEPRIFDWPGKEKIVPGINFLKAVNKGEKPAVPDEVIVIGCGNAGMDAAAGAYAMGAKHVTCIDVQQPAAFAHEIKHIEDLGGKLIWPVQTREITDKGIIVQDGRLIPGQMVIITIGEAPDLSYLPDGLEKFRQWLKPKPDQSIMDGVFAVGDVIKPGLLVHAIGSGRNAAFAAAAWLKGETYTPEKKPLVPTTRLHTAYFAKCHDSDLPSPQEEYARCVSCGTCRDCKMCLKSCPEKAIDRKETEDGGFEYVSDPQRCIGCGICAGICPCGIWTMHPNWDMS, encoded by the coding sequence ATGCTGCGCGTAAGCACGGTGCACGAACACGAACGCATGTCCACCCAGGACCTGCTGCTGGCCATTGAAGCCGCAGTGGCCGCCGGTGAGACGGACTTTCATATTGAAGCCTCGGGGCAGCACGATATCGGCGGCCCCCTCTGGAATGCGGAAGGCAAAAAGCTGACCTTCACCGTACGCAATCCCGGTCAGCGCGTGGGTTCCATGTGTCTGGAAAACACGGAAGTGCTGGTGGAAGGATCGGCCCCGGCCGATGTGGGCTGGCTCAACGCGGGCGGCCGTATTGTGGTGCGCGGGGATGCGGGCGACACCGCAGCCCACTGCGCCGCGGCCGGCGTGGTCTATATTGGCGGCAGGGCGGGCACCCGCACGGGTTCGCTCATGAAGCACGACCCCATGTACGAGCCCCCGGAGCTTTGGGTGCTCAAAAATGTGGGCAGCTTCTCCTTTGAATTCATGGGCGGCGGCAAGGCCGTGGTCTGCGGTTGTGACTGTGCGGATTTGCCTTCCGTGCTGGGCGAACGCCCCTGTGTGGGCATGGTGGGCGGCGAAGTCTATGTGCACGGCCCTGTGGGCGGCCTGCCCGCCGACGTGCGGGTTGCCGCGCTGGAGGCGGACGATCAGGCCTGGCTGGCTCAGGGGCTCAAGGACTTTCTGGCGGCCGTAGGTCGGCCGGAGCTGCTGGACGGGCTGCGCAACTGGGCGCAATGGCAAAAGATTGTGCCCCTTTCCTTTGACGTGCGCAGCCATCTGGCTGATAAGCCCTCTCTGAGCGACTTCCGCGCCAGAGAATGGATTGCGGAGGGCATCTTCAGCGATGTGGCTCCGGACGACTTTAAGGTCAACGGTTTGGTGGCCCACGGCGATTACCGCCTGCGCGTGCCTATCTGGGAGAACGCCCACTACGCGGCCCCCTGCGAATTCAATTGCCCGGCCTCCATCCCCACGCAGCGGCGGCTCAACCTGCTGCGCGAGGGCAGGGTGGACGAAGCCTACCGTCTGGTGCTGGACTATACGCCCTTTCCCGGCTCGGTCTGCGGCAGCGTCTGCCCCAATCCCTGCATGCAGGACTGCACGCGAGGGCTGCTAGACAGCCCCGTGCAGATCGGCAGGCTGGGGTCCTGCTCGGCCGATATCCGGGTGCCCAAACCCGCCAAACGCACGGGCAAACATGTGGGCGTCATCGGCGGCGGGGTGGGCGGCCTCACAGCAGCCTGGCAGCTGGCCCGCATGGGCCACGACGTGACCGTGTACGAGGCCGACAGCGTCATGGGCGGCAAGCTGGAGCAGGTCATCCCCCGCGCCCGTCTGAACCACGATTTGCTGCGCAAGGAGCTCAAGCGCATTGAGGATATGGGCGTGCGCTTTGTTACCAACTGCAAGGTGGACGCCGCCAAATTCGCTGAGCTGCGCCAGAGCCACGATGCCCTGATTGTGGCCACGGGTGGGCACGAGCCGCGCATTTTCGACTGGCCTGGCAAAGAAAAAATCGTGCCCGGCATCAACTTCCTCAAAGCCGTGAACAAGGGCGAAAAGCCTGCCGTGCCGGACGAGGTCATTGTCATCGGCTGCGGCAATGCGGGTATGGACGCGGCCGCCGGGGCCTACGCCATGGGCGCCAAGCATGTGACCTGTATCGACGTGCAGCAGCCTGCGGCCTTTGCCCATGAAATCAAGCATATTGAAGACCTGGGCGGCAAGCTGATCTGGCCCGTGCAGACCAGGGAAATCACCGATAAAGGCATTATCGTGCAGGATGGTCGGCTCATCCCCGGGCAGATGGTCATCATCACCATCGGCGAAGCGCCGGACCTCTCCTACCTGCCCGATGGCCTGGAGAAGTTCCGCCAGTGGCTCAAGCCCAAGCCCGACCAGAGCATCATGGACGGCGTGTTTGCCGTGGGCGACGTCATCAAGCCCGGCCTGCTGGTGCACGCCATCGGTTCGGGGCGTAACGCGGCCTTTGCCGCCGCCGCATGGCTCAAGGGCGAGACCTATACGCCGGAGAAAAAACCGCTGGTGCCCACCACCAGACTGCACACGGCCTATTTTGCCAAATGTCATGACAGCGATCTGCCCAGCCCGCAGGAGGAATATGCCCGCTGCGTCAGCTGCGGCACTTGCCGCGATTGCAAAATGTGCCTCAAGTCCTGCCCGGAAAAAGCCATTGACCGTAAGGAGACCGAAGACGGCGGGTTTGAGTATGTTTCTGATCCGCAACGCTGCATTGGCTGCGGCATCTGTGCCGGCATCTGCCCTTGCGGCATCTGGACTATGCACCCCAACTGGGATATGTCTTAG
- a CDS encoding nitroreductase family protein: protein MDVLEAIFTRRSIRKFTPDPVSEDDVNTLLKAAMCAPSSHNSRSWHFVVVRDQALRQGIAQRHPYAKMAAEAPVVILVCANPAEAKEAGFWQQDCAAALENILLAARGRNLGTVWCGMHPIEDRVRPIRELLQVPEDINILGLVVVGHPAQPFKEADRFDPAKVHHDRW, encoded by the coding sequence ATGGACGTGTTGGAAGCCATTTTTACTCGGCGCAGCATCCGCAAATTCACGCCGGATCCCGTGAGCGAGGACGATGTCAACACCCTGCTCAAGGCGGCCATGTGTGCGCCCAGCTCGCACAATTCCCGTTCCTGGCACTTTGTGGTGGTGCGCGATCAGGCTCTGCGCCAAGGCATTGCCCAGCGTCACCCCTATGCCAAAATGGCTGCCGAGGCCCCGGTGGTCATCCTGGTCTGCGCCAATCCGGCCGAGGCTAAGGAGGCGGGCTTCTGGCAGCAGGATTGCGCCGCAGCCCTGGAAAATATTCTGCTGGCCGCGCGCGGCAGGAATCTGGGCACGGTCTGGTGCGGCATGCACCCCATTGAGGATCGTGTGCGCCCTATCCGTGAACTTTTGCAGGTGCCGGAGGATATTAATATCCTGGGCCTGGTGGTGGTGGGGCACCCTGCGCAGCCCTTCAAGGAAGCGGACCGCTTCGATCCCGCCAAGGTCCATCACGACCGCTGGTAG
- a CDS encoding LexA family transcriptional regulator codes for MSHTVSFQCNATLQRLMQALGAQTDAELARALGITPQSVSGARKRGEVPPAWVQTCAASTGVNAHWLFFGRGPMRLPEAAEGELPSTQVDCESELIIVPLAEARLSAGTGSLEVSAHSEGGYAFRGDFLRRKGNPRRMVLMRVSGDSMVPEIFDNDLVLLDRGQTEISPGRLYAVGFEDAIYIKRIDKLPGKIVLHSVNPAYPPVSLDLRGDCADQFRVIGRVLWSGREYR; via the coding sequence ATGTCTCATACTGTTTCTTTTCAGTGCAATGCTACATTGCAGCGTCTTATGCAGGCGCTTGGCGCACAGACCGATGCCGAACTGGCGCGTGCTTTGGGCATTACGCCCCAGTCCGTCAGCGGCGCGCGAAAGCGCGGTGAAGTGCCCCCGGCCTGGGTGCAGACCTGCGCCGCCTCTACCGGCGTCAATGCCCATTGGCTGTTTTTTGGGCGTGGCCCTATGCGCCTGCCAGAAGCGGCGGAAGGGGAGCTGCCCAGCACGCAGGTGGATTGCGAAAGTGAGCTGATCATCGTGCCTTTGGCTGAAGCGCGGCTTTCGGCCGGAACCGGCAGCCTTGAGGTGAGCGCGCACAGTGAAGGGGGCTATGCCTTTCGCGGCGATTTTCTGCGGCGCAAGGGCAACCCACGGCGTATGGTGCTTATGCGGGTTTCCGGCGACAGCATGGTGCCGGAAATTTTTGATAACGACCTGGTGCTGCTGGACCGTGGTCAGACGGAAATCAGCCCCGGCCGCCTTTACGCAGTGGGCTTTGAAGACGCCATTTACATCAAGCGGATCGACAAGCTGCCGGGCAAAATCGTGCTGCATAGCGTCAACCCTGCCTACCCGCCAGTGAGCCTTGATCTGCGCGGCGACTGTGCGGACCAGTTCCGCGTCATTGGCCGGGTGCTCTGGTCCGGACGTGAATACCGCTAG
- a CDS encoding glycine betaine ABC transporter substrate-binding protein, protein MNKAILCAALALLFCWALPVQAKENKTLKIVYVEWDCATASSNLAKAVLEDRLGYKVELLPVTQPILWTSLASGDADAMVTAWLPDTHKEMYAKVKNQVEMLGKLTGGARLGLAVPDYVPLKSVEELSANAAKFKNRIIGIDPGAGIMQLTEKLLKDYNIKNMELVEGSGTIMTSSLADAIRNKEWIVVTAWSPHWMFGRWQLHYLDDPKASLGREEGIYKVGRKGLKKDHPAAWAFLTHFSYTGADQLQQLMAWNQEKGTDPLQNARRFMKAYPEQVNSWLEQGK, encoded by the coding sequence ATGAACAAAGCAATTCTCTGCGCCGCGCTGGCGCTCCTGTTCTGCTGGGCCTTGCCCGTACAGGCCAAGGAAAACAAAACCCTTAAAATAGTTTATGTGGAATGGGACTGCGCCACGGCTTCCAGCAACCTGGCCAAAGCCGTACTGGAAGACCGCCTGGGCTACAAGGTAGAACTTTTGCCCGTTACCCAGCCCATTCTTTGGACCAGCTTGGCCAGCGGCGACGCTGACGCCATGGTCACGGCCTGGCTGCCCGACACCCACAAAGAGATGTACGCCAAAGTCAAAAACCAGGTGGAAATGCTGGGCAAGCTCACGGGCGGCGCGCGCCTGGGCCTGGCTGTACCGGACTACGTGCCCCTTAAATCAGTGGAGGAACTGAGCGCCAACGCCGCCAAGTTCAAAAACCGCATCATAGGCATCGACCCCGGCGCGGGCATCATGCAACTGACGGAAAAACTGCTCAAAGATTACAACATCAAAAATATGGAATTGGTGGAAGGCAGCGGCACCATCATGACCTCCAGCCTGGCGGACGCCATCCGCAACAAGGAATGGATCGTGGTCACGGCCTGGTCGCCGCACTGGATGTTCGGTCGCTGGCAGCTCCACTACCTGGACGATCCCAAAGCCAGCCTGGGCAGGGAAGAGGGCATTTATAAAGTGGGTCGTAAGGGTCTGAAAAAGGACCATCCCGCAGCCTGGGCCTTCCTGACCCACTTCAGCTACACGGGCGCAGACCAGTTGCAGCAGCTTATGGCCTGGAACCAGGAAAAAGGCACGGATCCGCTGCAAAATGCCCGCCGCTTTATGAAAGCGTACCCGGAGCAGGTAAATTCCTGGCTGGAGCAGGGGAAATAG
- a CDS encoding lysozyme inhibitor LprI family protein: MSLSRGPLVVRTLPVVALLLLYAVAASAVAERSPVQAALEDAAAQRVGPPQADQASPSAIVAGAAPEVGNTPAAPAVAAPPPAAEESGPEAQRGQDSLFSPAYQSCMDDAAGVTTAMQTCMETEQTRLERYVAILRQRLMQALPQERAAALGKALEAWESLRQNGSVAMYAPEGGSLSPLMASLWYLEQTARTARWLEGLTENLDQ; the protein is encoded by the coding sequence ATGTCTTTGTCGCGTGGTCCCTTGGTAGTCAGGACGTTGCCCGTGGTGGCGCTGCTGTTGCTGTATGCGGTGGCCGCGTCGGCCGTGGCGGAAAGATCGCCCGTGCAGGCCGCTTTGGAAGACGCTGCTGCGCAAAGAGTTGGGCCGCCCCAGGCCGACCAGGCTTCTCCGTCCGCTATCGTTGCGGGCGCGGCCCCTGAGGTGGGGAACACGCCCGCCGCACCCGCCGTTGCGGCCCCGCCGCCCGCAGCGGAGGAATCCGGCCCGGAGGCCCAGCGCGGACAGGATTCTCTTTTCAGCCCGGCCTACCAGAGCTGTATGGACGATGCCGCGGGCGTAACCACAGCAATGCAGACCTGCATGGAAACGGAGCAGACCCGATTGGAGCGGTACGTCGCCATTCTGCGCCAACGCCTGATGCAGGCTTTGCCGCAGGAGCGGGCCGCAGCCCTTGGCAAGGCGCTTGAAGCCTGGGAAAGTTTGCGGCAGAACGGCTCCGTAGCCATGTATGCGCCGGAAGGGGGCAGCCTTTCTCCTTTGATGGCCTCGCTTTGGTACCTGGAGCAGACCGCCCGCACGGCCCGTTGGCTGGAAGGACTGACGGAAAATCTTGATCAATGA